The DNA sequence ATTTGCGGACTCCAATTTCGCGGGTTCTCTCTGTCACCGACACGAGCATGATGTTCATGATCACGATGCCGCCGACGACCAGGGAGATACAGGTGATGGGCACGACGACCGCGCCGATCAGGGCCATGATACGGCCGATGAACTCCCGAATGGAGTCCGGAGTGAGGGTGTCGAAGTTATCGGGTTTGCCCGGGCGGGCCTTGAAGCGGCTGCGCAGGGAGACGCGGGTGAGGTCGAGGGCCTGCTCGAGCGTGAGGCCGGTTTCGGGGCGAGCTCGGGCGAAGAGGACCAATGTCTGTTCCGGCCCGTAGAGGCGGTTGAAGACGGTCGCGGGGATAAACGCCACGTTGTCCTGAGACTGGCCTCCGGCGTTGCCGATCTTTTCCTGGACGCCGATGATGGTGAACTCGAAGCCGCTGATCTTCAGTGTCTTGCCGAGGGGTGTCCGGTCGGCGAAGAACTCCGTGCGGACATCCTCTCCGATCACGGCGACGGGCACCTTATTGTGCTCCTCCTGTTCCGTGAAGAACCGGCCGTCGGTGAGATTCACTTCGCGGATTTCGGCGAGGTTGGCCGAGACGCCGATGATAGAGGTGCTTTCCAGCAGGCGGTTCTCGAAGTGGATGTCCTCGGCTCGGAGGCGGTAAGGGCTGTAGAGGACGTTGTCGCCGGTGGTCTGGCGGAGGTACGTGTAGTCGTCCTGCCGGATCTGGTGGTTGTACTTGAGCTTGTCGATGCGTTCGCGACGGGAGAGGCGGCCTACCTGGAGCAGTTGGCCGATCTGGTAGCCGTCGCTTCCGAAGACCTTCGAGGTGGTTTCCTCGGCGTAGTTGCCGAGACCTTCAATAGCGGCTCCGACGATGACGACACTGCTGACGCCGATGATGACCCCCAGCAGCGTCAGGAAGCTGCGCAGCTTGTGAGCTCGCAACGAGGCGCCGGCGAGCGAGGCCGCAGTGGAGATGGTCGTGTAGAGTGTCATTGGACTGACAGGTTCATTGTGTATGATTCATCGGGCGCTGGGGCGTTGCATTACAAGGTACAATGAATCCGAGCCGATGGCGGCCTGACGCCGACCATTGGAGAACAAAATAAGAAGGCCGTGCAAGCGCTAAGCAGTCTGCAGGCGTTATAGCGAATTCGGCCTGGGATCGAGGGGCTCGCCCAGGCAGTTTGAGCACTACAGCGAAGCTGAGCTTACAACGACTCGTAGAGGTCGTGCCCAGATCGCGTTGTCAGAGGGGGTGAGGACGTGGGAGTTTCCCTACAGAAACCGCTGTCCCGTGTCTTTCTCAGCGGCACCGCAAATCAGAGCTGGCAGTCGGAAGGATGCGGGTATCGCATTTCCTTCACGGACACTGTGCTGGAGCAGATTCGATTTGAGGCCTCGCGCGCCATGAATGGGCGCACGTGTGTCGGCGTTGGAGGATTGCTGCTTGGACAGCGCAGCTCCTCAGTCGACGTAGTGGACGCCTGGCAGTCCATCGTCTGCGATTACTCCCGTGGGCCTGCCTTTCTACTCTCCGAGCGTGAGCAAACGGCACTGGGCGAGGTCGTCGAGAATCTCACCCGCGAGGTGCCTGATGGGGCGACGTCGCGACCCCAGGTGCTGGGTTGGTTCATCTCGCATCCCAAACGTGACCTGGCGGCGACCGCAGACGAGCGCGAGCTGCACCGCCGGCTGCTGCCGGCCCACAGCTTTCTCCTGATCCTGCGTCCAGACCGCTCAGGCGACGTTGAGGCGCAAGTTCATCTGCCGGCGCCTGAATCCATGGTCGAAGTGGTGGCGGCCCAACCGTTGCTGCGGGTGGAACCGCGGCCGATTGCGAGGCGCGACCATAGCCAGCGCCGCAAGCGAATGGTGCCCACGGTCGCCAGCGTGGATGTGGTTCGGTCCGCGGAGGCCGCACCGGTTCCAGCGCCCCAGCGGGAGAGCCGGGCCAGGAGTCCTAAGGCTGCCTGGCGTCTACTTGCGTTTGCCCTGGGACTGATTGTCCTGGGTGTGCTGGGTTTGGCGATGGTTGCCGGGCCGCACATTCCGGCCGCCACGTCGATTTCGTTGCCGGTCGATCCGCCGCTCGAAATCCTGTCACTGCATGCGGCGAACCGAAGAGGCGAAACGGTGGTCAGTTGGAATGCCAGATCCGCCGCGGTGGTTTACGCCAGCACGGCTTCGCTGGAGATCCGCAGCCGGCGCAAATTGATCACTATTCAGCTCAAACCGGAACAGATTCGGTCGGGCGCCTATCGCTACGCACACGGCCGTGGCCAGGCCTGGCTGCAAGTGAAACTCATACTGCAGGGCGAGGGCGGGGGCCGCTTTGAGGAGACGACGGAGATTGCGGGCTCGCAGTCCCAGTCGCCCATGACCGCGGTGACGCCGGAGATGGTGCCGCCGCACAGTCTGCAAAAAAACTAACGCAGCCAGGAATCCGTTCTCATCTTCTCTTTCGTGGACGGAATGTCTTTCGTCCAGGAAACCGGTGGATCGCGGGCCGAAGTCGCGGAATATTATTCTCGCGAAGGGCGAGGATCGCTCGCCAGCCCAACACGCGTTTGCCGTTGTTTCCGGCTACGATCCAGAGCACGAAAAGAGGACCTGACATGAAACACTATCTGTCCGTAATCGCGCTATTGGCTGTCTCGACATTTACCGCACGGGCAGCGGACATTGTCGACACAGCCGTGGGCGCGGGTAATTTTAAGACGCTGGTGACGGCAGTGAAGGCGGCCGGCCTGGTGGATACGCTGAAGGGTGCCGGGCCGTTCACCGTCTTTGCTCCGACGGATGAAGCGTTTGCGAAACTGCCGGCAGGCACGGTGGAGGGGCTTCTGAAGGATCCGGCGAAACTGAAGAAGGTTCTCACCTATCACGTGGTAGCCGGCAAGGTGATGGCCTCGGATGTTGTGAAGCTGAAGAGCGCGAAGACCGTGGAAGGGGCATCAGTGAAGATCATGGCCACGGGCGGCAAAGTGATGGTGAATCAGGCAATGGTGGTTACCACCGATATTGCCTGTGATAACGGTGTAATTCATGTAATCGACACAGTTCTGCTGCCGAAGAACTGAACCGGCCCGCCAACAGCGGTTGCCCGCCTGGGCGCCGAATCCACTCCAAAAGATGGGCCCGCGGTGTATCCATCGCGGGCTCAAAAGTTCACATCTGCCGCCTGGAGTGTGTCGTATGATATGGCTGTGCGACGCTCTCGCAAGGTGGCTCATCCGATGCTGAAAACTATTTTCACCCTTACCTCGCTGTTTGTGCTGAGTCTGAATGCTTTCGCTGCCGGCGTTACCGGCACGTGGAAGATGTCGGCTCAGGCGCCGGACGGCAACACTCACAAGTTCGACCTGGTTTTGAAGGAGTCCGGCGGCAAGTACGACGGTTCGCTAGTGGGTGAGCAGGGTACCCTGCCGCTGCAGGACGTCGCTGTGACCAACGACGACGTGGCCTTCAAGATCACGATGGACTTTGGCCAGATCGCCTTCAAATTGAAGCAGGATGGCGATGCCATGAAGGGCAATCTGACTCTGCCCGATGGTGGCACCGGCCCCGTGACCGGCACCCGCGATGGTGCGTCGGCCGCTCCGGCCGCAGCCACGACGACATCCTCATCCGCCACTGGCAAATGGAAGGTAGTGGCCAAGGACAGCGAAGGCAACGAGACCCGCAGCACCCTGGACCTGAAGCAGGATGGAGCAAAACTGACGGGCGTGATCCTGCTGGAAAGCGGCGACGAGGCTCCGATCTCGGACGGCACGGTGGATGGCGCGGAGTTTGCGTTCAAGATTCCCACGGGGGACGGGGCGTTCATGGTGAAGGGTAAGGTCGACGGAGCCACGGTGAAGGGCACTTACCAGACGCCGAATGGCACCAAGGGTGAATTCAACGGTTCGAAGTAGTCTCTTCTGTTCTCTATTTCCTCTCCTTCAGCGAGGGCCCGGGACACAGTTCCGGGCCCTCGGCTATTCTCACCACCTTTCCGGTTTGGTAGAGTATTCAATCAAAGAGGAGCTTTCCGGATGTCCAACCCAATTACGCGTCGTGTGTTCGTCACTGCCTGCGGGGCGGCGCCCGCCATTCTGGCCGGAGACAAGTCGGGCCTGAAGCTGCCGGTCACAGGCACTGGCGCGTATATGTTCGAGGTGACTCACGACTGGGGCGAGTTGCCGCGCACGATCAAGTACGGTAACACGCACGGTGTGGGTGTGGACTCGCAAGGCCACGTCTACATCCACCACACGGTGCACGCCACGTCGGAATCTGCGGACACGATGGTGGTGTTCGACAAGAAGGGCAAGTTCGTACGGAGTTGGGGGGCGGAGTTCAAGGGCGGCGCGCATGGTTTGACTCTGCGCAAGGAAGGCAGCCAGGAGTTCCTGTATCTCTGCGATACGAAGCGCGCCCTGGTGGGCAAGTACACCTTGAAGGGCGAGAAGGTGTGGGAGACCGGGTATCCCTCGGAATCGCCGGCCTACAAACCCGGTGACGATGGAAAGAAGCAGAAGTTTAGTCCGACCAACCTGACGGTGGCGCCGAACGGCGACGTGTATGTGGGCGACGGATACGGCTCCAGCTATATCAACGTTTACAACGCGAAGGGCGAATGGAAGTTCACCTTTGGCGGCAAGGGCAAGGCCGCGGGCCAGTTGGACTGCCCGCATGGCATCACGTTTGACGGGCACGGCGCGGAGCCCCGGATCCTGGTCGCCGATCGCAGCAACAGGCGCCTGCAGTACTTCTCGCTGGACGGCAAACACCTGGGCTTCGGCGGTGAGGGCGATTTGAAGCTGCCGTGCCACTTCGACCAGCGCAAGGGTCTGCTGCTGGTGCCCGACCTGGAAGCGCGCGTGACGCTGATGGATGCGAACTACAAAGCCGTGGCGCAGTTGGGCGAGGACGACTCGAACACGTGGGGCAAGCTGCGCAAGGAGCCGCGCGACAAGTTCCTTCCGGGCAAGTTCATCTGCCCGCATTCGGCGTGCTTCGACAAAGACGGGAACATTTTTGTGGTCGAATGGGTGGAGGTGGGCCGGGTGACCAAGCTGCGGCGGGTGGCCTGAGCCGAACCTCCTGTTTGAACATGCATCCGATCACAATCCGGTTGGCCGATCCGGCCGACGCAGAATTCCTGGTGCGCGGCAACGCGTCGATGGCGCTGGAAACCGAGCATCTGTCGCTCGACCTGGACCGCTTGCGCGATGGCGTCCACGCCCTGTTTGACGACACGTCCCGCGGCTTGTACTACATTGCCGAAGTGAATGGCCGGCGGGCCGGGCAGATGATGATCACCTACGAGTGGTCCGACTGGCGGAACGGCGTGTTCTGGTGGATCCAGAGTGTCTGGGTGGAGCCCGAGTTGCGTGGCCGGGGGATCTTCAAGGCGCTGTATGCGCATGTTGAAGCACTGGCGCGAGCCAACCAGGGCGTGTGCGGGTTGCGGCTCTATGTCGAACAGGACAACGAACGCGCGCAGGCCACCTATGAGCGCTGCGGCATGAAGCGCACAGCCTACCAGATGTTTGAAGCGGACTTCGTGCTGAACCGCGGCGAGTAGTAGGCGGCGGCATGGAGATCATACAGCAGTGGATCACGCAGTACGGCTATTTCGGCATCGCCGCGCTGCTGGCGCTGGGCATCGTGGGTTTGCCCATACCGGATGAGACCTTGCTCACCTTTGCCGGCTACCTGAT is a window from the uncultured Paludibaculum sp. genome containing:
- a CDS encoding ABC transporter permease, encoding MTLYTTISTAASLAGASLRAHKLRSFLTLLGVIIGVSSVVIVGAAIEGLGNYAEETTSKVFGSDGYQIGQLLQVGRLSRRERIDKLKYNHQIRQDDYTYLRQTTGDNVLYSPYRLRAEDIHFENRLLESTSIIGVSANLAEIREVNLTDGRFFTEQEEHNKVPVAVIGEDVRTEFFADRTPLGKTLKISGFEFTIIGVQEKIGNAGGQSQDNVAFIPATVFNRLYGPEQTLVLFARARPETGLTLEQALDLTRVSLRSRFKARPGKPDNFDTLTPDSIREFIGRIMALIGAVVVPITCISLVVGGIVIMNIMLVSVTERTREIGVRKSLGARRIDLMLQFLLEAVFLSAIGGLIGLGIGAAVARIASVVSGVHLAVTLPYVFLALFVSSAVGILSGWYPASRAARLDPVEALRAD
- a CDS encoding fasciclin domain-containing protein, which gives rise to MKHYLSVIALLAVSTFTARAADIVDTAVGAGNFKTLVTAVKAAGLVDTLKGAGPFTVFAPTDEAFAKLPAGTVEGLLKDPAKLKKVLTYHVVAGKVMASDVVKLKSAKTVEGASVKIMATGGKVMVNQAMVVTTDIACDNGVIHVIDTVLLPKN
- a CDS encoding GNAT family N-acetyltransferase, which gives rise to MHPITIRLADPADAEFLVRGNASMALETEHLSLDLDRLRDGVHALFDDTSRGLYYIAEVNGRRAGQMMITYEWSDWRNGVFWWIQSVWVEPELRGRGIFKALYAHVEALARANQGVCGLRLYVEQDNERAQATYERCGMKRTAYQMFEADFVLNRGE